A stretch of the Uranotaenia lowii strain MFRU-FL chromosome 3, ASM2978415v1, whole genome shotgun sequence genome encodes the following:
- the LOC129751057 gene encoding prismalin-14-like: MFKVFCFFLLAVTVVSCIPAPPQPIPAAFAPHLRVARQAPQPNKGAPVEKSVIVESGDDQTKSAADDMEGAETFGFGFHKHIHVYPSYRSFYPSYYGGYGLGGYGGYYNDYGYGYAPYYY; encoded by the exons ATGTTCAAG GTATTTTGTTTCTTCCTGCTGGCAGTGACGGTTGTTTCGTGTATTCCTGCCCCTCCCCAGCCGATTCCCGCAGCATTTGCTCCACATTTGAGGGTTGCCCGGCAGGCTCCACAACCCAACAAGGGTGCTCCCGTAGAAAAATCCGTCATCGTTGAATCAGGAGACGATCAGACGAAATCGGCAGCCGACGATATGGAGGGAGCTGAGACGTTCGGATTCGGATTCCACAAGCACATCCACGTATATCCGTCCTACCGATCATTCTATCCCTCTTACTATGGCGGATACGGATTAGGAGGCTATGGAGGATATTACAACGATTATGGATACGGTTACGCTCCATACTATTATtag